The following coding sequences lie in one Takifugu flavidus isolate HTHZ2018 chromosome 4, ASM371156v2, whole genome shotgun sequence genomic window:
- the fkbp5 gene encoding peptidyl-prolyl cis-trans isomerase FKBP5 isoform X2: MGIRTGGHRLSSPEESSASAAQIISPHADMTTDQELPPDGQSTTALFTAKGIDVTPNKDQGVIKIVKRLGHAGDRPMIGDKVTVHYTGRLLNRKKFDCTHDRKEPFSFNVGKGQVLKAWDVGVSSMERGEVAVFLCEPEYAYGVAGNPDKIPPNSAVVFEIELLDFHAESLTNDGGILRRIKVKGEGFSNPNEGAKVHVHLEGSCGGRLFDCRDVSFVVGEAEDKGVPFGVDRAMDKMQKGECCLLYLQSKYAFGSEGKAEFKIGPNKDVEYEVTLKDFQRAKECWEMDLNEKLQLAAEVKIKGNQYFKVGRHFQAVIQYQRIVSWLEMECSAEPEEQKRIQDFLLKSHLNLALCYLRMKEPSHVVENCNKTGKRKKRKSGVKGEISLKRRRRSQECSS; the protein is encoded by the exons ATGGGAATACGCACCGGAGGACACCGGCTGAGTTCCCCAGAAGAGTCCTCAGCCTCGGCAGCGCAGATCAT CTCTCCTCACGCAGACATGACCACAGACCAGGAGCTGCCCCCGGACGGTCAGTCCACCACGGCCCTGTTTACAGCAAAGGGCATCGATGTGACGCCCAATAAAGACCAAGGGGTCATCAAG ATTGTGAAGCGTCTAGGACATGCTGGAGACCGACCAATGATCGGAGACAAAGTGACCGTCCATTACACTGGGAGGCTGTTGAACAGGAAGAAGTTTGACTGCACTCACGATCGCAAGGAGCCTTTTAGCTTCAATGTCGGCAAGG GACAAGTGCTGAAAGCCTGGGATGTTGGGGTTTCATCCATGGAGCGAGGAGAAGTAGCCGTGTTCCTCTGTGAACCAGAGTACGCCTACGGTGTCGCTGGTAATCCGGACAAAATACCTCCCAACTCTGCGGTTGTGTTTGAG ATCGAGCTGCTCGACTTCCATGCAGAAAGCCTCACCAACGATGGAGGCATCCTGCGAAGAATAAAGGTCAAAGGGGAGGGTTTCTCCAATCCCAACGAGGGAGCTAAAGTTCACG TGCACCTGGAGGGAAGCTGTGGTGGAAGACTGTTTGACTGCAGGGACGTCAGCTTCGTCGTGGGCGAGGCTGAAGACAAAGGCGTTCCCTTCGGGGTGGATCGAGCCATGGACAAGATGCAGAAAGGAGAGTGCTGCCTGCTTTACCTACAATCAAA GTATGCCTTTGGAAGTGAGGGTAAAGCAGAGTTTAAAATTGGCCCCAACAAAGACGTGGAATATGAAGTTACTCTCAAAGACTTTCAAAGG GCTAAAGAATGCTGGGAAATGGACTTAAATGAGAAGTTACAACTGGCCGCTGAAGTTAAGATTAAAGGGAATCAATACTTTAAG GTGGGACGCCACTTCCAGGCAGTTATCCAGTACCAGCGCATCGTTTCCTGGCTGGAAATGGAGTGTAGTGCTGAGCcagaagagcagaagaggatCCAAGACTTCCTGCTGAAATCCCACCTCAATCTGGCGTTGTGCTACCTGCGGATGAAAGAGCCTTCCCATGTTGTGGAGAACTGCAACAAG ACtgggaagagaaagaagaggaaaagtggCGTTAAAGGCGAAATAAGCCTcaaacggaggaggaggagccaggaatGCTCCTCATAG
- the srsf3a gene encoding serine/arginine-rich splicing factor 3a produces MGDPLHRDCPLDCKVYVGNLGNNGNKTELERAFGYYGPLRSVWVARNPPGFAFVEFEDPRDASDAVRELDGRTMCGCRVRVELSTGEKRSRSRGPPPSWSRRPRDDYRRRSPPVRRRSPRRRSLSRSRSRSLSRDRRRYRSLSKEKNNRRSRSLSRSRSRSPSYRK; encoded by the exons ATGGGAG ATCCTCTTCACAGAGACTGTCCCCTTGACTGTAAGGTTTACGTTGGTAATCTCGGGAACAACGGAAACAAGACAGAGTTAGAAAGAGCGTTCGGGTACTATGGTCCTTTGAGAAGTGTGTGGGTTGCCCGAAATCCCCCAGGATTTGCTTTTGTTGAGTTTGAAGATCCCAGGGATGCATCTGATGCCGTGAGGGAACTAGACGGAAG GACAATGTGTGGTTGTCGAGTGCGTGTTGAATTGTCCACTGGCGAGAAACGCTCTAGAAGCCGTGGTCCCCCACCGTCCTGGAGTAGACGCCCTCGGGATGATTATAGGCGGCGCAGTCCTCCAGTCAGACGCAG AtcgccgaggaggaggagcctcagCCGCAGTCGCTCCAG GTCTCTTTCAAGAGATAGGCGCAGATATAGGTCTCTGTCCAAAGAGAAGAATAACAGGCGTTCTAGATCTTTGTCCCGGTCAAGGAG tcgTTCGCCGTCTTATAGGAAATGA
- the rab44 gene encoding uncharacterized protein rab44 isoform X1, translating into MKPVETQDNPRNEGLQEVTQPVSQSNLEHREAEASSAGTEETLEPTHLFVATGTVEKESELMCEDEFVLCEAPEGLFSGSPSQDQNPKPRHPEPDPRPLIPKNETPPEDLDEAMTLKQEMEEMSSNDCVLPFVPQPEAGITLDSDLQEDVATAEDLVLNPIGNRRKLASSRRHKGRQHVKDTWKETFNEPKEETIETTTDEVVVELITASATMRTTASYKFQPEMEPDLHPAQNPGVREDKSFQEDLSQNVKDNDQTVTGSDSDIQRMTFQENSAGALVTLEGFTQEAPHLVQKDEDSIRNVHVRHTNDPKDTGGHPGGEESADRQQELVQSSDTSTQQDPEISCSSEPTNAKDTSSDPSSLLCFQETISDDPAMEASAGHEPKSHLDDRLHSQEKSKQTRRKMGSTRWTHKKQEDEHVHRAETSELRDNTQAGGERFEVSPDKNTVSSVELPQEEADVTSDLQRTHSNLISRTDGLTACVAGQSASDSQGVFNPTINVQGADLWDGDGNIDVNVEPSQLDGFTAPEAHTAGCLVNPSQRSPIGDAINTRSFESNLVGEESVNSITEIQQPETITSEVGGRAEDPGKVAEGGCIKHLEPADTGSDLNTAGRRRKMGSMRRNLNSGRKEEDVRQQQKVDNEQADEVSEDSVSEHSQEAAKDPRPLEPAPHPTSEEDPADQSAHQPVTSPDSDLMSGTLLSGRRRKLGSHRMSSRPPNQEAQTGGDDKLSEVDDNEMESSTNISSSTPGRHLNPVSDLGSAPRTTESPPGRRLSQDSRSSISLAGSSGDGGVNSNSYNVVMVGNSSVGKTSFMRRVQNGRFSSDLPSSVGLDTCPWPVTADGRRVVLQLWDTAGQERFHSITRQIFHKAHAFLLMYDITSSWSFTAVSYWANCIQEEAAENVTILLLGNKSDCAERQVPTQKGEILAKEYNFEFMECSVATGQNVNESLQTLARILSNKVKLGEETTVLHKEPQQKKSSGCC; encoded by the exons ATGAAACCTGTGGAGACACAAGACAACCCAAGAAATGAAGGATTACAGGAGGTCACACAACCAGTTTCTCAATCAAACCTTGagcacagagaggcagaagcaAGCAGTGCTGGGACTGAGGAAACTCTTGAACCAACACATTTGTTTGTAGCAACAGGGACAGTTGAGAAAGAGTCAGAGCTGATGTGTGAGGATGAATTTGTCCTGTGTGAAGCACCTGAGGGCCTTTTTTCTGGATCTCCGTCTCAGGACCAGAACCCTAAACCCAgacacccagagcctgaccctcgACCTCTCATTCCTAAAAATGAAACCCCACCAGAGGATCTG GATGAAGCGATGACGCtaaagcaggagatggaggaaatgaGCTCCAATGACTGTGTACTTCCTTTTGTACCTCAGCCAGAAGCTGGTATTACTTTGgactctgaccttcaggaggaTGTTGCAACAGCAGAAGATTTAGTGTTAAATCCCATCGGGAACAGAAGAAAACTCGCTTCCAGCCGAAGACATAAAGGGAGGCAGCATGTCAAGGACACCTGGAAAGAAACATTTAACGAACCAAAAGAAGAGACAATAGAGACAACAACTGATGAAGTGGTTGTGGAATTAATAACAGCATCTGCAACCATGAGAACAACTGCTTCTTATAAATTTCAGCCAGAAATGGAGCCAGATCTCCATCCAGCTCAGAATCCAGGCGTCAGAGAAGATAAAAGTTTCCAAGAAGATTTGTCCCAGAATGTAAAAGATAATGACCAAACTGTGACAGGCAGCGATTCTGACATACAGAGGATGACATTTCAGGAAAATTCTGCAGGAGCTTTAGTCACTTTAGAGGGTTTTACACAAGAAGCTCCACATCTGGTCCAGAAGGACGAAGACTCAATCAGGAACGTCCATGTACGGCACACAAATGATCCAAAAGATACTGGAGGACATCCAGGAGGCGAGGAGTCAGCCGACAGACAGCAGGAACTTGTGCAAAGCTCTGATACTTCAACGCAGCAGGACCCAGAAATCAGCTGTTCTTCTGAGCCCACCAATGCCAAAGACACCAGCTCTGACCCTTCGTCTCTACTCTGTTTCCAGGAGACCATCAGCGACGACCCAGCCATGGAAGCCTCGGCGGGGCATGAACCAAAGAGCCACTTAGATGACAGGCTGCACTCCcaagaaaaatccaaacagACAAGGAGAAAGATGGGCTCCACTCGCTGGACTCATAAAAAACAAGAGGACGAACATGTCCACAGGGCTGAAACATCAGAACTCAGAGATAACACACAGGCCGGCGGGGAACGTTTTGAGGTATCCCCGGATAAAAACACGGTGTCGTCGGTGGAGCTCCCGCAGGAAGAGGCAGAtgtaacctctgacctccagcgtACACACAGCAACCTGATATCTCGCACCGATGGCTTAACAGCTTGTGTCGCGGGCCAGTCAGCCTCTGACAGTCAGGGGGTCTTTAATCCCACCATAAATGTTCAGGGAGCTGATTTATGGGATGGTGACGGGAATATAGATGTGAATGTGGAGCCATCACAGTTAGATGGTTTTACAGCCCCCGAGGCTCACACAGCTGGCTGCCTGGTAAATCCCTCACAGCGGTCACCCATCGGAGACGCCATAAACACTCGGAGCTTTGAGAGCAACCTGGTCGGCGAGGAGAGCGTCAACAGCATAACTGAAATACAGCAACCAGAAACAATCACGTCTGAAGTgggaggaagagctgaagatcCAGGCAAGGTGGCAGAGGGAGGGTGCATCAAACACCTGGAGCCTGCGGACACAGGTTCTGATTTAAATACGGCCggcaggagaagaaagatggGCTCCATGCGCAGGAACCTGAACTCAGGTagaaaagaggaagatgtgCGTCAACAACAGAAGGTGGACAATGAACAAGCAGATGAAGTGAGTGAAGACAGCGTCTCTGAACACAGTCAGGAAGCAGCAAAGGACCCGCGTCCTCTTGAACCTGCACCTCACCCGACATCTGAGGAGGACCCAGCCGACCAATCAGCCCATCAGCCAGTCACGTCTCCAGACAGCGATTTAATGTCAGGAACATTATTGAgcgggaggagaagaaaactgGGATCTCACAGGATGTCGTCCAGACCCCCAAATCAGGAAGCCCAAACTGGAGGCGACGACAAATTATCAGAG GTTGATGACAACGAGATGGAAAGTTCCACAAACATCAGCTCCTCTACACCCGGACGTCACTTGAATCCTGTGAG TGACCTGGGTTCTGCACCGAGGACCACTGAGTCTCCTCCTGGAAGGCGCCTCAGTCAAGACAGTCGGAGTTCGATCTCTCTTG CAGGAAGTTCTGGAGATGGAGGTGTGAACTCAAACAGTTACAACGTGGTCATGGTGGGAAACAGCAGCGTGGGCAAGACCTCCTTCATGAGAAGAGTTCAGAACGGAAGGTTCTCTTCagacctcccctcctctgtcg GGCTGGACACGTGCCCGTGGCCGGTGACGGCGGATGGAAGACGCGTCGTGCTGCAGTTGTGGGACACGGCAGGTCAAGAAAG GTTTCACAGCATCACAAGGCAGATTTTCCATAAAGCCCACGCATTTCTCTTGATGTATGATATCACTTCCTCCTGGAGCTTTACAGCGGTCAGCTACTGGGCAAACTGCATTCAG GAAGAAGCTGCTGAAAatgtgactattttgcttctgGGAAACAAGAGCGATTGTGCAGAGCGACAGGTTCCAACTCAGAAAGGTGAAATTCTGGCTAAG GAGTACAACTTTGAATTCATGGAGTGCAGTGTCGCCACAGGCCAAAATGTGAACGAGTCCCTGCAAACACTGGCCAg GATACTGAGTAATAAAGTCAAGCTAGGAGAGGAAACCACAGTGTTGCACAAAGAGCCCCAGCAGAAAAAATCATCAGGATGTTGCTGA
- the trub2 gene encoding mitochondrial mRNA pseudouridine synthase TRUB2 yields the protein MATPAIRMLRRLEGIFSVYKPSGVHWKLVRDTIETNIRNDLNATPSQPLPHKICFLNAPGSETEASRGLALRTVSLPVLSKHPLVTGPEVQFMKVGVGHRLDVASSGVLTLAVGNGNRALGDLYSAQVTSEYTLEGEFGTATADFSHTGKVVERSTYDHITQDKLERVLAMLEGANQKALLMYSNVDMKSQDAYEMAARGLLGPDGKSPPILKGLRCIHFQPPNFTLEVQCLNDTQKYLRRIVHEIGLELRSTAVCKGVRRTRDGPFTLKDALVHQQWTAADIMQAVRQYHASKKRKKSPPTKINHTSTAVKRQEEHEICNETPAVI from the exons ATGGCAACTCCTGCGATCCGTATGCTTCGGAGGTTAGAGGGCATTTTTTCTGTTTACAAACCCTCCGGTGTTCACTGGAAACTGGTTCGAGACACCATCGAAACTAACATTCGTAACG ATTTAAATGCTACGCCTTCTCAGCCACTTCCACACAAAATCTGCTTCTTGAACGCACCAGGCAGTGAGACGGAAGCGTCCAGAGGACTCGCTCTGAGGACAGTCTCCCTGCCAGTGCTGTCCAAGCATCCTCTGG TAACTGGACCCGAAGTGCAGTTTATGAAAGTAGGAGTAGGACATCGCCTGGATGTGGCCTCTTCTGGTGTTCTGA CTCTTGCTGTTGGAAATGGAAACAGGGCCCTCGGTGATCTCTACAGTGCTCAAGTCACGAGT GAATACACATTGGAAGGCGAATTCGGGACGGCAACAGCTGATTTTTCTCACACAGGCAAAGTTGTGGAAAGATCCACCTATG ATCACATCACACAGGATAAGCTTGAGAGAGTTTTGGCCATGCTGGAGGGAGCCAATCAGAAGGCGTTGTTAAT GTATTCCAATGTTGACATGAAATCACAGGACGCGTATGAGATGGCGGCCCGAGGTTTACTCGGTCCAGATGGGAAATCGCCGCCTATTTTGAAAGGCTTGCGATGCATTCACTTCCAGCCTCCCAACTTCACTTTAG AGGTCCAGTGTCTGAACGACACTCAGAAATATTTGCGCAGAATTGTGCACGAGATAGGACTGGAGCTGCGCAGCACGGCGGTGTGTAAAGGAGTTCGACGGACCAGAGATGGTCCCTTCACCCTGAAGGATGCCCTGGTCCATCAACAGTGGACGGCTGCTGATATAATGCAGGCTGTCCGTCAGTACCACGCttctaaaaagagaaaaaaatcacCCCCCACAAAGATAAATCACACATCAACAGCAGTCAAACGTCAAGAAGAACATGAAATCTGCAATGAGACACCAGCAGTGATTTGA
- the fkbp5 gene encoding peptidyl-prolyl cis-trans isomerase FKBP5 isoform X1 has protein sequence MGIRTGGHRLSSPEESSASAAQIISPHADMTTDQELPPDGQSTTALFTAKGIDVTPNKDQGVIKIVKRLGHAGDRPMIGDKVTVHYTGRLLNRKKFDCTHDRKEPFSFNVGKGQVLKAWDVGVSSMERGEVAVFLCEPEYAYGVAGNPDKIPPNSAVVFEIELLDFHAESLTNDGGILRRIKVKGEGFSNPNEGAKVHVHLEGSCGGRLFDCRDVSFVVGEAEDKGVPFGVDRAMDKMQKGECCLLYLQSKYAFGSEGKAEFKIGPNKDVEYEVTLKDFQRAKECWEMDLNEKLQLAAEVKIKGNQYFKVGRHFQAVIQYQRIVSWLEMECSAEPEEQKRIQDFLLKSHLNLALCYLRMKEPSHVVENCNKVIELDEHNEKALYRRGEARLLRNEFSLAMTDFQQVLQKNTSNRAARAQIAICQNKIKEHHEQDKRIYANMFQKFAEQDAKTGKRKKRKSGVKGEISLKRRRRSQECSS, from the exons ATGGGAATACGCACCGGAGGACACCGGCTGAGTTCCCCAGAAGAGTCCTCAGCCTCGGCAGCGCAGATCAT CTCTCCTCACGCAGACATGACCACAGACCAGGAGCTGCCCCCGGACGGTCAGTCCACCACGGCCCTGTTTACAGCAAAGGGCATCGATGTGACGCCCAATAAAGACCAAGGGGTCATCAAG ATTGTGAAGCGTCTAGGACATGCTGGAGACCGACCAATGATCGGAGACAAAGTGACCGTCCATTACACTGGGAGGCTGTTGAACAGGAAGAAGTTTGACTGCACTCACGATCGCAAGGAGCCTTTTAGCTTCAATGTCGGCAAGG GACAAGTGCTGAAAGCCTGGGATGTTGGGGTTTCATCCATGGAGCGAGGAGAAGTAGCCGTGTTCCTCTGTGAACCAGAGTACGCCTACGGTGTCGCTGGTAATCCGGACAAAATACCTCCCAACTCTGCGGTTGTGTTTGAG ATCGAGCTGCTCGACTTCCATGCAGAAAGCCTCACCAACGATGGAGGCATCCTGCGAAGAATAAAGGTCAAAGGGGAGGGTTTCTCCAATCCCAACGAGGGAGCTAAAGTTCACG TGCACCTGGAGGGAAGCTGTGGTGGAAGACTGTTTGACTGCAGGGACGTCAGCTTCGTCGTGGGCGAGGCTGAAGACAAAGGCGTTCCCTTCGGGGTGGATCGAGCCATGGACAAGATGCAGAAAGGAGAGTGCTGCCTGCTTTACCTACAATCAAA GTATGCCTTTGGAAGTGAGGGTAAAGCAGAGTTTAAAATTGGCCCCAACAAAGACGTGGAATATGAAGTTACTCTCAAAGACTTTCAAAGG GCTAAAGAATGCTGGGAAATGGACTTAAATGAGAAGTTACAACTGGCCGCTGAAGTTAAGATTAAAGGGAATCAATACTTTAAG GTGGGACGCCACTTCCAGGCAGTTATCCAGTACCAGCGCATCGTTTCCTGGCTGGAAATGGAGTGTAGTGCTGAGCcagaagagcagaagaggatCCAAGACTTCCTGCTGAAATCCCACCTCAATCTGGCGTTGTGCTACCTGCGGATGAAAGAGCCTTCCCATGTTGTGGAGAACTGCAACAAG GTTATTGAGCTGGACGAGCACAACGAGAAGGCTTTGTACCGCCGCGGGGAAGCTCGTCTCCTTCGGAATGAGTTCAGTCTGGCCATGACAGACTTTCAACAAGTGTTGCAAAAAAACACCTCGAACCGAGCAGCTCGTGCTCAGATTGCCATTTGCCAGAATAAGATTAAGGAACATCACGAACAGGATAAGAGGATTTACGCCAACATGTTCCAGAAATTTGCAGAACAGGATGCCAAG ACtgggaagagaaagaagaggaaaagtggCGTTAAAGGCGAAATAAGCCTcaaacggaggaggaggagccaggaatGCTCCTCATAG
- the hdhd3 gene encoding haloacid dehalogenase-like hydrolase domain-containing protein 3 — translation MRAAVRWVLWDVKDTLLRVRTSVGEQYCQEAERMGLKLSPPEVQLAFQQSYRHYSNTYPNYGVSQGMNGRSWWIGLVRDTFSRCRVEDPLLIDTMAQNLYHNFCSAGTWEVFPDSQKALERCASSGLNLAVVSNFDIRLEEILRVCGLLSHFSFLITSEEAGVAKPSPAIFHQALRRCGVPAANVAHVGDHYVNDYLASRSVGIHGVLLDRLDKGAQLDVPRQHRICSLDELPAKLQEHMD, via the exons ATGCGAGCTGCGGTGCGCTGGGTGCTGTGGGACGTGAAGGACACCCTGCTGAGGGTCCGGACCTCCGTTGGAGAACAGTACTGTCAGGAGGCTGAACGGATGGGCCTGAAACTCAGTCCGCCGGAGGTCCAACTAGCCTTCCAGCAGTCATATCGACATTATTCAAACACATACCCAAACTATGGCGTCAGCCAGGGCATGAATGGACGGTCTTGGTGGATCGGTTTGGTGCGGGACACGTTTTCCCGGTGCAGGGTGGAAGACCCGCTCCTGATTGACACCATGGCTCAGAATCTCTACCATAACTTCTGCAGTGCAGGGACCTGGGAG gtATTTCCGGACTCGCAGAAGGCTCTGGAAAGATGTGCCTCTTCAGGACTGAATCTTGCCGTGGTATCAAACTTCGACATTCGCCTGGAAGAGATTTTACGTGTTTGTGGCCTTTTGTCACACTTCAGCTTCTTAATAACGTCAGAGGAAGCAGGTGTAGCCAAGCCAAGCCCAGCTATCTTCCATCAGGCGCTGCGGAGATGCGGCGTACCAGCTGCTAACGTGGCCCATGTTGGCGATCACTACGTGAACGATTACCTCGCCTCTCGCTCTGTGGGCATCCACGGGGTTCTGTTGGACAGACTGGATAAGGGGGCCCAGCTCGATGTTCCTAGACAGCATCGGATCTGCTCGCTGGATGAGCTGCCCGCAAAGCTTCAGGAGCACATGGACTGA
- the rab44 gene encoding ras and EF-hand domain-containing protein homolog isoform X2 produces the protein MLILYINVLNALGEEQIMSAQGAKKRMGSRRQLKHKSPDVDELQFKETTVQECGGSTESAEDVLELSKNRKKLGSRRKNNRQHHAKDLGVSDGAARNTTEDDQLGTTRMSLTDEETISDDPAMEASAGHEPKSHLDDRLHSQEKSKQTRRKMGSTRWTHKKQEDEHVHRAETSELRDNTQAGGERFEVSPDKNTVSSVELPQEEADVTSDLQRTHSNLISRTDGLTACVAGQSASDSQGVFNPTINVQGADLWDGDGNIDVNVEPSQLDGFTAPEAHTAGCLVNPSQRSPIGDAINTRSFESNLVGEESVNSITEIQQPETITSEVGGRAEDPGKVAEGGCIKHLEPADTGSDLNTAGRRRKMGSMRRNLNSGRKEEDVRQQQKVDNEQADEVSEDSVSEHSQEAAKDPRPLEPAPHPTSEEDPADQSAHQPVTSPDSDLMSGTLLSGRRRKLGSHRMSSRPPNQEAQTGGDDKLSEVDDNEMESSTNISSSTPGRHLNPVSDLGSAPRTTESPPGRRLSQDSRSSISLAGSSGDGGVNSNSYNVVMVGNSSVGKTSFMRRVQNGRFSSDLPSSVGLDTCPWPVTADGRRVVLQLWDTAGQERFHSITRQIFHKAHAFLLMYDITSSWSFTAVSYWANCIQEEAAENVTILLLGNKSDCAERQVPTQKGEILAKEYNFEFMECSVATGQNVNESLQTLARILSNKVKLGEETTVLHKEPQQKKSSGCC, from the exons ATGCTGATTCTTTACATCAATGTGTTAAACGCTTTAGGAGAGGAGCAAATCATGTCGGCTCAGGGTGCAAAGAAAAGAATGGGCTCGCGTCGGCAGCTGAAACATAAATCGCCTGACGTGGATGAGCTCCAGTTCAAGGAGACGACTGTACAGGAGTGCGGTGGGTCAACGGAGAGCGCTGAAGACGTTCTTGAATTGTCaaagaatagaaaaaaactGGGTTCgaggagaaaaaacaacagacagcaTCACGCAAAGGACCTCGGGGTTTCAGATGGAGCCGCCAGAAACACGACTGAAGATGACCAACTTGGCACAACACGGATGTCTCTGACAGATGAG GAGACCATCAGCGACGACCCAGCCATGGAAGCCTCGGCGGGGCATGAACCAAAGAGCCACTTAGATGACAGGCTGCACTCCcaagaaaaatccaaacagACAAGGAGAAAGATGGGCTCCACTCGCTGGACTCATAAAAAACAAGAGGACGAACATGTCCACAGGGCTGAAACATCAGAACTCAGAGATAACACACAGGCCGGCGGGGAACGTTTTGAGGTATCCCCGGATAAAAACACGGTGTCGTCGGTGGAGCTCCCGCAGGAAGAGGCAGAtgtaacctctgacctccagcgtACACACAGCAACCTGATATCTCGCACCGATGGCTTAACAGCTTGTGTCGCGGGCCAGTCAGCCTCTGACAGTCAGGGGGTCTTTAATCCCACCATAAATGTTCAGGGAGCTGATTTATGGGATGGTGACGGGAATATAGATGTGAATGTGGAGCCATCACAGTTAGATGGTTTTACAGCCCCCGAGGCTCACACAGCTGGCTGCCTGGTAAATCCCTCACAGCGGTCACCCATCGGAGACGCCATAAACACTCGGAGCTTTGAGAGCAACCTGGTCGGCGAGGAGAGCGTCAACAGCATAACTGAAATACAGCAACCAGAAACAATCACGTCTGAAGTgggaggaagagctgaagatcCAGGCAAGGTGGCAGAGGGAGGGTGCATCAAACACCTGGAGCCTGCGGACACAGGTTCTGATTTAAATACGGCCggcaggagaagaaagatggGCTCCATGCGCAGGAACCTGAACTCAGGTagaaaagaggaagatgtgCGTCAACAACAGAAGGTGGACAATGAACAAGCAGATGAAGTGAGTGAAGACAGCGTCTCTGAACACAGTCAGGAAGCAGCAAAGGACCCGCGTCCTCTTGAACCTGCACCTCACCCGACATCTGAGGAGGACCCAGCCGACCAATCAGCCCATCAGCCAGTCACGTCTCCAGACAGCGATTTAATGTCAGGAACATTATTGAgcgggaggagaagaaaactgGGATCTCACAGGATGTCGTCCAGACCCCCAAATCAGGAAGCCCAAACTGGAGGCGACGACAAATTATCAGAG GTTGATGACAACGAGATGGAAAGTTCCACAAACATCAGCTCCTCTACACCCGGACGTCACTTGAATCCTGTGAG TGACCTGGGTTCTGCACCGAGGACCACTGAGTCTCCTCCTGGAAGGCGCCTCAGTCAAGACAGTCGGAGTTCGATCTCTCTTG CAGGAAGTTCTGGAGATGGAGGTGTGAACTCAAACAGTTACAACGTGGTCATGGTGGGAAACAGCAGCGTGGGCAAGACCTCCTTCATGAGAAGAGTTCAGAACGGAAGGTTCTCTTCagacctcccctcctctgtcg GGCTGGACACGTGCCCGTGGCCGGTGACGGCGGATGGAAGACGCGTCGTGCTGCAGTTGTGGGACACGGCAGGTCAAGAAAG GTTTCACAGCATCACAAGGCAGATTTTCCATAAAGCCCACGCATTTCTCTTGATGTATGATATCACTTCCTCCTGGAGCTTTACAGCGGTCAGCTACTGGGCAAACTGCATTCAG GAAGAAGCTGCTGAAAatgtgactattttgcttctgGGAAACAAGAGCGATTGTGCAGAGCGACAGGTTCCAACTCAGAAAGGTGAAATTCTGGCTAAG GAGTACAACTTTGAATTCATGGAGTGCAGTGTCGCCACAGGCCAAAATGTGAACGAGTCCCTGCAAACACTGGCCAg GATACTGAGTAATAAAGTCAAGCTAGGAGAGGAAACCACAGTGTTGCACAAAGAGCCCCAGCAGAAAAAATCATCAGGATGTTGCTGA